CCGCAACCGTGGCCGCCGTCTCGTACCGGGGGTCGCCCCTGCCGCGGGAGTGGCTCATAGCGGCAGCATCCGCGGTCATGGGCGCTGTGCTGGGCGTAGCCGTGTACTCGATGGCGGTGGGGAGCGGGGACGCCGCCGTGCCGGGAGCCTTCGGAGGGCCGGGCGGGCCGCGGCCGCAGCAGCCCGCCGGCCAGGGCTTTCAGCCCCCGGGCCCGGCGCCAGGCGCGCCCGGCCTCCCCCAGCAAGGGGGCATTGGCGCGAACCTCCTGCCGCGAGCGCCGGACTTCAGCGGCCAGGTGCGCACGCTAGTCGGCGCGTCGCTGACCGTCGACACGCCCCAGGGCAGCAGAGTCGTGCAGGTGACGGCGGACACGCGCATCCTGCGCCCGGACGGCAGCGCGGGCTCTCGCGCCGACCTGGCGCGCGGCGCTCTGGTCGCCGTCGTGACGACGAACGACCCCGTGACGCGCGAACTGCGCGCGGAGGCGATAGGGATCCTGCGTTAAGGCCGCACGAGCGGAGGCCAGTGGTGAGCCCAGGGCCGGGCGCGCTCCAGGGCCGCCGACACGGCGAGCACGCCCGGGTCATCGCCCAGGCGGCCGACGACCTGTACGGCCAGCGGCAGGCCACGCGCCGAGAAGCCGGCTGGCACCGAGGCGGCAGGGTTGCCGGTCCGGTTCCACAGGGCCGTGTACCAGATCACCCAGCCCGGCTGCACCTCCGTCCCGGCGATGTTCGTGACCTCGCCGCCTACGGGGCCGGCTGGGTGCGCCACGGTTGGAGTGATCAGAAAGTCGTAGTCGCGGAACCAGCGGGCAACGGCGCGGCGATAGCGCTCGCGCTTGCGCCAGATGAGCGCGTAGCGCCAGCCTTCCATCTCCTTGCCCGCCTTCAGCGTCCGCTGGGCGTAGGGCGTAAGTTCGTCGAAGTGCTCCTCGTATAGCGCCGGGTCGAAGGCGTACTCGTCGGCGGGGATCATCGGTGTCGTATCGGGCCCGGTCTCGACAGGCGGAGAAGCGTCGATCACCTCGCAGCCAAGGTCGCGCAGGACGTCGGCGGCGTCCGACAGGGCCGCGGCGACCTCGGGGTCGAGCGTCGCGTGGCCGCCAAGGTCGAAGCTCAGGGCGACGCGCTTGCCGGCGAGCGGCCGGCCGCCCAGGCCGGCGAAGAAGTCAGGCGGGTCCTCCTCAAGGCAAATGGCGTCCCGCTCATGGGGGCCGGAGACAGCGGTGAGGAAGTAGGCGGCGTCCCGCACGGTGCGGGAGATCGGGCCGAGTGTCGAGGACCAGGGGGCGCCGGTGAGCTCATGGGTCGGGATGCGGCCGAACGTTGGCTTGATGCCGTAGCAGCCGTTGAAGGCGGCGGGAATTCGTATGGAGCCGGCGCCGTCGGTGGCGACGGCGAGCGGCCCGAGGCCGGCCGCGACCGCGGCGCCGGCGCCACCGGAGGAGCCGCCGCAGGTGTGGTCGAGGTCCCAGGGGTTGCGGCCTTCCTCGCCGAGGCGGTTGCGTGTCGCGCCTATGAGGCCCAGTTCGGGCGTGTTCGTCTTGCCCAGCAGCACGGCGCCTGCCGCGCGCAGGCGCTCGACGATGGGCGCGTCGCGTTCCGGGTAGTGGTCCTTGAAGACGAGCGAACCGAAGGTGGTCGGCATGTCCGCCGTCGGGACCAGGTCCTTCACCGAGACAGGCACGCCCAGGAGCAGAGGCTTGGCGCCGGGCTTCGCCCAGGCAGCCTGGGCCGCCTTT
The DNA window shown above is from Dehalococcoidia bacterium and carries:
- a CDS encoding amidase; amino-acid sequence: MPIDDALCRLSASELLDSYRKREVSPVEVTEAMLARIDRLNPKLNAYLHVAHESAMASAKAAQAAWAKPGAKPLLLGVPVSVKDLVPTADMPTTFGSLVFKDHYPERDAPIVERLRAAGAVLLGKTNTPELGLIGATRNRLGEEGRNPWDLDHTCGGSSGGAGAAVAAGLGPLAVATDGAGSIRIPAAFNGCYGIKPTFGRIPTHELTGAPWSSTLGPISRTVRDAAYFLTAVSGPHERDAICLEEDPPDFFAGLGGRPLAGKRVALSFDLGGHATLDPEVAAALSDAADVLRDLGCEVIDASPPVETGPDTTPMIPADEYAFDPALYEEHFDELTPYAQRTLKAGKEMEGWRYALIWRKRERYRRAVARWFRDYDFLITPTVAHPAGPVGGEVTNIAGTEVQPGWVIWYTALWNRTGNPAASVPAGFSARGLPLAVQVVGRLGDDPGVLAVSAALERARPWAHHWPPLVRP